Sequence from the candidate division WOR-3 bacterium genome:
GAGAAGGATATTTTTCACCATCCCATTCTTCATAAGGGAACTTTTCAAGGAGCTCATTATAAAATTCCTCAGCCTTCCATGTTACACCATGGGCACCAATACCTATTTTTTTAACAAGTGGACCAAGGGAAACAAATCTCCTGTAAAGATTTTTGTAATCCCTTTCAACAAGAACAAATTTGGGCATTGTTTTACCTGGAATCGCCTCACATTCACCCTTCATAAAATCCTTTATTTCTCTCTGAGCAAGCTCATCCGGTGTATCATGCATTAAGGGAATAGAAACTATATCTAAAACTTTATCAGGAAGGTATTTTTCAGCCATTTCTGAAAATTTTTTTGCTATCTCCTTAAAAATTTGCCAGTCTGTCTTTGATTCAAAACAGGGAGGAACAACTTCCTGAAGGGGATGAATGAAAGAATGTAAGTCAGTAGCATTTAGGTCATTCTTTTCATACCAGGTAGCAGTTGGTAAAACTATATCAGAATATAAAGCAGATGTATCCATTCTGAAATTTATGTCAATAATTAAATCAAATTTTCCCTCGGGTGCCTTATCACGAAAGATAACTTCCTTAACAAAATCCTTTGCAACCTCTTCAGAAATTACATTATGATGCGTTCCAAGGTAATGTTTTAGAAAATATTCATGTCCTTTTGCAGAAGACATTAAAGCATTTCCTCTCCATATAAAAAATATTCTTGGCCAGTTTTCCTCAGCATCAGGATCCTGAACAGAAAATTTAATTTCACTCTCTTTAATCTTTCTAACAATGTAATTTATTATTTCCTTTTCATCATTAAGGCCCTTTTCTTTTAATTCTTTAACAAGGTCAAGAGGATTTTTATTAAATTGAGGATAAAAGGGAAGCCAGCCCATCCTTACAGCTTTTGCCTCAATATCAATAGTATGACCCTTTGAAATTTCAGATTCTTCATAAATAGGTGAATATTCGTTAAACTCTCCCTCATATCTCCACTGATCTGAATGAATATAATGAAAGGAAGGAGTATTCATTAAACGGGGGGGTCTTATCCAGTCAAGCGCAAAGGCAATACAGGACCAGGGAGCAATAGGTCTTATCTTTTCCTGCCCCACATAATGATTTAATCCACCTCCATTTTTTCCAACACAGCCTGTTAAAATTAAAGCACAGATTGCAGCACGATAAATTAGATTGTTGTGATAATGATGGTTTATTCCCGCCCCTATTATAACAGAACACTTTCCACCTGTCTTTTTACTTGTTTCAGCCCATTCCCTTGCAAATTGAATTACTGTTTTAGCGTCTACCCTTGTTAACTTTTCCTGCCAGAAGGGAGTATAGGGCAAATCATCATTATAACTTTCAGGATAATCACCCTTTAAGTTTCTCTTAACACCAAATTGAGCCATTAAAAGGTCAAATACAGTTGTAACAGGAATTTTACCATTCACTGTATCAATGTATTTAACCGGAACTTCCCTTTTTAAAATTTTGCCAGAAGAAAAATCGGGAAATTCAACAGATAAAGCACCGTCTCCTGAATCTATAAAGGATAAAAGAGGCTCAATATCTTCACCAGTTTTTCCATCCTTCATCTTTAGATTCCATTTACCCTTTTCCTTCTGCCATCTGAATCCAATTGAACCCATTGGCATTTTAACAGTGTTTTTGTTTTTATCAAAAACAAGGAATTTAAAGGAAGAATTTTCCTCATCTTTATATTCATCTATCTGTGAAGCAGTTAAAAATCTACCTGCCTTATAATTCTCACCTTTTTTCTCAAGAATTACAAGGAAAGGAGCATCAGAATATTTTTTAATGTAATTTTCAAATTCCTGTGTTTTCTTTTCATAATAAAATTCCTTTAAAATCACATGGTTGACAGCCATCCAGAAAGCACCATCCTGACCAATATTAACTGGTATCCACCAGTCAGCATATTTTGAAACCTGAGAAAAATCAGGAGAAAAAACGACAAGTTTAGTTCCATTATGCC
This genomic interval carries:
- a CDS encoding nitrate reductase subunit alpha, which produces MGWIKDIFSPSLRKWEEFYRNRWQYDKVVRSTHGVNCTGGCSWMVYVKDGIIVWELQATDYYGLKEELPPYEPRGCQRGISFSWYIYSPIRVKYPYIRRVLYDLWKKALEEKKDPLLAWSSIVENEEKRKIYQRARGKGGFIRIKWEEALEIISASLIHTIKKWGPDRIIGFSPIPAMSMLSYSAGTRFLQLLGGVCLSFYDWYSDLPPASPEIWGEQTDVAESADWYNSKFIAVMGSNLNMTRTPDVHFVAEARHNGTKLVVFSPDFSQVSKYADWWIPVNIGQDGAFWMAVNHVILKEFYYEKKTQEFENYIKKYSDAPFLVILEKKGENYKAGRFLTASQIDEYKDEENSSFKFLVFDKNKNTVKMPMGSIGFRWQKEKGKWNLKMKDGKTGEDIEPLLSFIDSGDGALSVEFPDFSSGKILKREVPVKYIDTVNGKIPVTTVFDLLMAQFGVKRNLKGDYPESYNDDLPYTPFWQEKLTRVDAKTVIQFAREWAETSKKTGGKCSVIIGAGINHHYHNNLIYRAAICALILTGCVGKNGGGLNHYVGQEKIRPIAPWSCIAFALDWIRPPRLMNTPSFHYIHSDQWRYEGEFNEYSPIYEESEISKGHTIDIEAKAVRMGWLPFYPQFNKNPLDLVKELKEKGLNDEKEIINYIVRKIKESEIKFSVQDPDAEENWPRIFFIWRGNALMSSAKGHEYFLKHYLGTHHNVISEEVAKDFVKEVIFRDKAPEGKFDLIIDINFRMDTSALYSDIVLPTATWYEKNDLNATDLHSFIHPLQEVVPPCFESKTDWQIFKEIAKKFSEMAEKYLPDKVLDIVSIPLMHDTPDELAQREIKDFMKGECEAIPGKTMPKFVLVERDYKNLYRRFVSLGPLVKKIGIGAHGVTWKAEEFYNELLEKFPYEEWDGEKYPSLRKEKDAANVLLYLAPETNGKVSYKVFELEEEKIGLPLKDLVEGEKDLYYTFDDLVSSPKRIFTSPCWSGITSNGRAYAPFCINIERLVPFRTLTGRQHFYLDHPGYIAFGENLPTYKPRPDVKVLRETEKSIGDDAILLNYLTPHGKWHIHSTYFDNLRMLTLSRGCEPLWISEKDAEKIGIKDNDWVEVYNDNGAVVTRAVVSARIPEGVCILYHSPERTVSVPKAPVRMNRRAGGHNSLTRTRLKPLLMMGGYGQFTYGFNYWGPTGVNRDTYVFVRKLEGEPIW